The following DNA comes from Glaciihabitans arcticus.
GCGGCATCGAGTTCACGCTCGGCGTGCGCTTCCAGTCGGTCACGCAGAACGATGACGGCGTCGTCGTCACGCTCGAGAACGGCGCGACGATCGAGGCAGACCTGCTGCTCGTCGCCGTCGGTCGTGGACCGGTCACCGCGAACCTCGGATACGAAGAGGTCGGCGTGAGCATGGATCGCGGCTTCGTTCTCACGAACGAACGCCTCGCCACCAACGTACCCGGCGTCTTCGCCGTGGGCGACATCGTTCCCGGCCTGCAGCTCGCGCACCGCGGCTTCCAGCAGGGAATCTTCGTGGCCGAGGAGATCGCCGGGCTGAACCCGATCGTGGTCGAGGACGTCAACATCCCCAAGGTCACCTACAGCCACCCCGAGGTCGCCTCCATTGGCTACTCCGAGGCGAAGGCCGCCGAGAAGTTCGGCGCCGACAAGATCACGTCATACGACTACAACCTCGCCGGCAACGGCAAGAGCCACATCATCGGCACCTCGGGATCGATCAAGGTCGTTCGTGTCAACGAGGGTCCCGTCGTCGGTGTGCACATGATCGGCGACCGCGTTGGCGAGCTGATCGGCGAAGCACAGCTCGCCGTGAACTGGGAGGCGTACCCCGAGGACATCGCTCCCCTGCTGCACGCACACCCCACGCAGAACGAGGCACTCGGCGAGGCATTCCTCGCCCTCGCTGGAAAACCCCTGCACGCAATGTAGTTATCTCGGCCCCGTCCCCTGTTTTAGGGGCGGGGCCGAACTAAGCTGAACACAGTTATTTGTTATGAAGGAGCACCACTGATGAGCGAATCCGTCAACCTCCCGGCACTCGGTGAGAGTGTCACCGAGGGCACGGTGACCCGCTGGCTGAAGAACGTGGGCGACCGCGTCGAAGTAGACGAGCCCCTGCTCGAGGTTTCGACGGACAAGGTCGACACCGAGATCCCGTCGCCCGTCGCCGGCATCATCGAGGAGATCCTCGTTGCCGAGGACGAGACCGTCGAGGTCGGAGCACCCCTCGTGCGCATCGGAACCGGCGAAGCCGCACCCGCCGCCGAAGAGCCCGCACCCGCTGCCGAGGCACCCGCCGAGCCTGCACCCGCCGCTGAAGCTGCGCCTGCTGCAGAGGCCGCGCCTGTTACCGAGGCACCCGCCGAGCCTGCACCTGCTGCCGAAGCCGCACCCGCGCCTGTCGAGACCCCCGCCACGCCGGAAGATGCGGCACCCGCCACAGAAGCCGCCCCCGAGGTTCCCGCCCAGCCGTCGACCGAGGCTCCGGTCCCGGCCGAGATCCAGGCTGAGGCACCGGCACAGGCCGAGGCACCTGCGGCTCCCGCCGAGCCCGCAGCAGAGGCCGGCGCGCCGGCAGCCGAGGCACCCGCCGCGCCGGCGCCTGTTGCTGAGACGGCACCCGCGGCTGAGCCCGCACCGGCACCCGCCGCTGCAGCACCCGCAGCTCCTGCTCCTGCACCCGCAGCTCCTGCACCCGCAGCAGCCCCGGCCGGCGCAGCGCTCACGGCCAACGCCGGATACGTGACCCCGCTCGTGCGCAAACTCGCCCACGACCAGGGAGTCGACCTCACGGGTGTCACCGGCAGTGGTGTTGGTGGACGCATCCGCAAGCAGGATGTTCTCGCCGCCGGCGCAGCAACTCCCGCCGCAAGCTCGGAGGCTCCCGCCGCCGCCGCAGCTTCCGCACCCGTCGAGGTCTCGCCGCTGCGCGGAACCACCGTCGCGATGTCCCGCCTTCGCAAGGTCATCGCCGAGCGCGCCGTCATCTCTATGCAGAGCTCGGCACAGCTCACCTCGGTCGTCGAGGTGGACGTCACGCTCGTCGCTCGCTTCCGCGACCAGGTGAAGGGCGACTTCCAGGCGAAGACGGGCAACAAGCTCTCCTTCCTCCCGTTCTTCGCTCTCGCCGCCACGGAGGCGCTGCAGGCCTACCCGATCGTCAACGCGACGATCGACGGCGACTCGATCGTCTACCCGGCTCAGGAGAACATCTCCATCGCCGTGGACACCGAGCGCGGACTGCTCACCCCGGTCATCCGTGACGCTGCCGGTCTCGACCTCGCCGGTTTCGCCGCGCAGATCGCCGACCTCGCGGCACGCACGCGAGACAACAAGCTGAAGCCCGACGAGCTGGCCGGCGGAACCTTCACGCTGACCAACACGGGTTCGCGCGGCGCGCTGTTCGATACCCCGATCGTGTTCCTTCCGCAGAGCGCCATCCTCGGCACCGGTGCCGTCGTGAAGAAGCCGGTTGTCGTCTCCGACAACGGTCTCGACGCGATCGCCGTTCGCTCGATGGTCTATCTGGCGCTGTCCTATGACCACCGCATCGTCGATGGTGCGGACGCAGCTCGCTTCCTCGTGACGGTCAAGAACCGTCTCGAGGGTGGCGACTTCGCCGGCGTGCTGGGCATCTAACTAGCCATCGGCAGTACCCACGTAACCACGTATCCGCCAACCGGCCTCGCCCTTCATCAGAAGGACCGAGGCCGGTTTGCTGTCTGCCCCTGCGGTGTCTGTACCTGTGCCGTCCGCACCCAGCGACACCAGCGCCGAGTCGCCGAGCCGCTCGACGAGTGCCGGCGCCGACGCCTCCAGGGTCGAGTCATCCCGTGTCTCCCCGCCCGCCTGCAGTTCGCGGATGATCGCCGCATCCGCATCGAGCGCCGACGAACCGGGCTCCAGCACTTGGTCGAGGCAGAGCACCGAGAGGTCGCGCAGGCACCGCTCGCGGGCCTGGAGCAGGGCGACCAGCGCCGCCACGGGATCGTCAGCGGTGACCGGGCCGACGGCACCCTGGTCGATGGCGATCGGCGTCTCCGTGGGCGCTGCACGGGATGCCACGCGCTCACCCGAACCCTGCGGGACCAGCACGAGTGCCGCAACGAGCGCGGCGCCGACGGCCCCGAACACCCACCACAGCGGCCTGCGGACCCCGCGTAGCGCGCCCGTGAGCTTCTCCCGCGCGCGTGCGAAGGGCGACCCGTCGAGGGTCTCGAGCAGCCAGGCGGGAATACCGAGCCCGCCGACCAGGGCCGAGCGCGGCTGGAGCTCGTCGACCGCGCCAGTCGGCGCGACCGCCCGAGCCGGCACCAGTTGCGGCTGCGACACGTCTGCGCCGAACCGCACGGGCGAGGAATCGGCGAGCGTGAAGAGCCGCTCGACGAGCTCTTCGCCGAGCGGGTCGGGGAATCCCTCCGCCTGCACGGCATCCAGCCAGTCGAAGGATGAGACTCCGGCCCGC
Coding sequences within:
- the lpdA gene encoding dihydrolipoyl dehydrogenase; amino-acid sequence: MSEQNFDLVILGGGSGGYAAALRASQLGMSVGLIEKNKLGGTCLHVGCIPTKALLHSAEVADVTRESAQYGVTSTFGGIDIAAVTAYREGIVASKYKGLQGLIKARGITVIEGTGKLVSPTTVQVGEDTVTGKNVILATGSYSRSLPGLELGGRVITSEQALELDFVPKKVAVLGGGVIGVEFSSVWKSWGTEVHIIEALPHLVPNEDEAISKQFERAYRKRGIEFTLGVRFQSVTQNDDGVVVTLENGATIEADLLLVAVGRGPVTANLGYEEVGVSMDRGFVLTNERLATNVPGVFAVGDIVPGLQLAHRGFQQGIFVAEEIAGLNPIVVEDVNIPKVTYSHPEVASIGYSEAKAAEKFGADKITSYDYNLAGNGKSHIIGTSGSIKVVRVNEGPVVGVHMIGDRVGELIGEAQLAVNWEAYPEDIAPLLHAHPTQNEALGEAFLALAGKPLHAM
- the sucB gene encoding 2-oxoglutarate dehydrogenase, E2 component, dihydrolipoamide succinyltransferase, whose translation is MSESVNLPALGESVTEGTVTRWLKNVGDRVEVDEPLLEVSTDKVDTEIPSPVAGIIEEILVAEDETVEVGAPLVRIGTGEAAPAAEEPAPAAEAPAEPAPAAEAAPAAEAAPVTEAPAEPAPAAEAAPAPVETPATPEDAAPATEAAPEVPAQPSTEAPVPAEIQAEAPAQAEAPAAPAEPAAEAGAPAAEAPAAPAPVAETAPAAEPAPAPAAAAPAAPAPAPAAPAPAAAPAGAALTANAGYVTPLVRKLAHDQGVDLTGVTGSGVGGRIRKQDVLAAGAATPAASSEAPAAAAASAPVEVSPLRGTTVAMSRLRKVIAERAVISMQSSAQLTSVVEVDVTLVARFRDQVKGDFQAKTGNKLSFLPFFALAATEALQAYPIVNATIDGDSIVYPAQENISIAVDTERGLLTPVIRDAAGLDLAGFAAQIADLAARTRDNKLKPDELAGGTFTLTNTGSRGALFDTPIVFLPQSAILGTGAVVKKPVVVSDNGLDAIAVRSMVYLALSYDHRIVDGADAARFLVTVKNRLEGGDFAGVLGI
- a CDS encoding protein kinase domain-containing protein, whose amino-acid sequence is MSQLAVSAVRPGSVVGGFSLVRKLGEGAAAEVFLGFAGSGAAPLTSAVKVYRAGGRAGDREVEALGRIAHPHVVRLRDIASGPSGEQCLLLERLELGSLATLLAERSTLSAGEAVTILAPIAAALDVLHTSGVAHGAVSSSRVLFRATGAPVLAGFARCTLFAPDLTVAILAERADVRADRAALAGVVRVVLERAGVSSFDWLDAVQAEGFPDPLGEELVERLFTLADSSPVRFGADVSQPQLVPARAVAPTGAVDELQPRSALVGGLGIPAWLLETLDGSPFARAREKLTGALRGVRRPLWWVFGAVGAALVAALVLVPQGSGERVASRAAPTETPIAIDQGAVGPVTADDPVAALVALLQARERCLRDLSVLCLDQVLEPGSSALDADAAIIRELQAGGETRDDSTLEASAPALVERLGDSALVSLGADGTGTDTAGADSKPASVLLMKGEAGWRIRGYVGTADG